Within Leptospirillum ferriphilum, the genomic segment GAAAGAAAAAACAACTTGCGTGTCTGTAGAACTTGGTCTGGTTGTTCCGGACAAGGACTCCGTTCTTTTGGACCAAACCCTGCAAGCCTTTAATGCTGCGGCCACCTATGTTTCTTCCCGAGCTTTTACCGCCGGAGCTACAAACGCCATGGCAATCCAGCGTTTGTTCTACAGCGACCTGCGGGAGCGGTTCGGTTTGTCCGCTCAGCACGCCTGTCTCTGTTGCAAAGAGGTCGCGGCAAAGTTCGCCGCCAAGACAGGGAAACCCACGGTGTTCCGCCCTCTATCTTCCATACCTTTCGACGTCAGAACATTCACTCTTTCCAAGGATCTGGATTCCGTGACCCTCACGACCTTAAAAGGTCGTGAGGCTTACCCTTCGTGTAGGAGCGCGGCAGCGGGAGCAGATGGCGTCCGCCGGCAAAATAGGAGAAGCCCGTCTGGTCCGAAGTGGTGCTGGGTCTTTTGCCCTAAGACTCTCATGCTTCATGCGGGTCCTACCGGAAACCAACCCAACCGACTGGCTTGGGGTCGACATCGGGATTGTCAACCTGGCCGCCGACTCGGAAGGGCACCGGTACTCCGGGGCCAAGGTCGAGTGCGTTCGAACGGAGCATGTCAAGACCAGGAGCAGACTTCAGAAAGCCGCGTCCGAAAAGGCAAAGAAAGGGCAGAGACCCAAGAACATTAAGCGTAAGTTAAAAACTCGGTCTGGAAAAGAATCTCGCTTTATGAAGGATGTAAATCACCGCATTTCCAAAGATCTCGTTGCGGGTGCCCAAGGCACCGGACGCGGGATTGCCCTGGAAGATCTCCAGGGGATCCGCGGCCGGAACCGGCTCGGCAAACAAACCCATACGAGGGTGAATCGCTGGGCCTTCGCCCAGCTTCGATCGTTTGTCGTGTACAAAGCACTCCTGGCCGGTGTTGCGGTTGTGTTTGTAGACCCAAGGAACACCAGCCGGGAGTGCTCTGAATGCGCGTACACAGACAAACGAAACCGAAAGACGCAAGCGGAGTTTCGGTGCCTGGCATGCGGATTTACAACGCATGCAGACCTAAACGCCCCTTGCGTTATCCGAAAGAGGGCCGCTGTCAGCCGGCCTATTGTTTCGCGTCCGGCCTAGCAGGTCCGACGCAGGGACAAGCCCCCGCCTTTAGGCGCGGGGTAGTTGACTCCATGCCTCCGGCTGAAAAATGGCGAAGATACGATCATGAAAATGGGGCGGTGCGGTCGAGATCGCACCTTCTTTTTGATGAAAGGAAGATGAAACGGAGCGAAGATGCTCTTTCATCTCGGAAGCCAGCATCTCAAGGAGCAATGCCTGGATTGAGAGGTTTCCGTATTCATCAATACAGTTGCGTGAATAAAAGTTGCGGGTAAACAAGTCCGGATTTCGTCTTAAAAAATCGAGAAGATCGATTTCGGCAAGAATTTCGTAAGGGATGATTTCGATAGCATCGCAAACATCCATTTTTTCGCGAGGGGAAGACGACAAAAATGAATCTTCAGCGAGGCGCTTGAGGTCGTTCACAGATTTCGGGCTATCCATTATTTTTCCTTTCACGAAAAGGAGTATTGTCGGATTCGGAAGGAAGACAGAGTTCATAGACATCCATGGAAAGGCGTTTCAGGGAAAGCCCAGCATACCTGGCGTCCGTCTTCCAGTGAGGGAGGGTGTTGGAAAACTCTCCAAAAAAGGAGGAAATCACAAGAGTGCCATCCGCTTTTTCAATATAAGAACGGAAAATGGAGGATTCCGGATGTGCACGGACAAGCAATAGTCGCATCGCAAAACTCCTCAGGCGCGAAAAATACCAAAGACATAGGACACGAAAAAGAGAAGAGAGACGAAGAAGACAAGAACGGAAAGACAGAGAAGGAAGACGACGGGGAATCCTGGAAGCGAGTCCTCGCATGGAGCACAAGAGATGGAAGATCTTGTGGTGGCAGGCATAAATCCCTCCTTGTTTTATTTTCGTTTTTGTTTATTAATATATTATACCATTTTTCATAAAATATTAAAAAACAAAATCGGGCTCTAAGGAAATCATGGGAACGACGGAGGTCCGATAACAGGGGTTTTCACGGGAGAGGCCATGCCGACGAATTCGACGATCCCGCCTCCGTACAGATTCGTACCGCGATTACCGTTGTCCGTCACCCAGATGTTGCCATTGGAATCGAGGGAAATGCCATGAGGGTATATCTGACCGGAAGGAAGATGACCGGCAACAACGCCGGAATAGGATCCGGAATTATTCTGAAGCTCGAGAATCTCGTCGAGATTGTAGTCGACAACCCAGATATTTCCGGCAGAATCCGAAACGAGATCGACGGGATAGCTGTTCGACTGGCCGGTGATGGATGTGGTGGAGAAAAGCACGGGGGAGGATGGGTTGCCGCCGGGAAGCTCCATGATGTTGGCGGAACCGTTGCCGCAGTCTGAGTTGGCGATCCAAACGTTGTTGGAGGGATCGACGGTGAGCCCGGCGGGATTCAGAACGCCGGAAATGGTATAGGCGTTGTAAGAAAAGGAGTTGGTTCCGGTCTTGACGAGTTCGACGATCACATTATTGACGCAATCGGCCACCCAGACATTTCCGTGTCCGTCGATGGCTATGGCGTCCGGACCGGAGTTTGAGTCGCCCGCCTGATAGGTGTGGGTGGAAGCAGAACCGGAAGCACTGGAAATTTCACCGATGAGGGGATACCCGTTGGGTCCGTTAGAATAGGTCTGTCCCCAGACGTTTCCATCCTGGTCAACAGCGATACCGAGAGTGTTTCCGGTTTCAGAACCAAAAGGAAAACCCGTGATCCTGTTGTTCTTCGATGGCGAAATCTCGGAAATTCCTGCGGCTGGTGTGGCGCTATTGGAGATCCAGACATTGCCGAAGGAATCGATTGCAGGCATCACGGGCATATTGAGGAGATTGCTGGAAACGGACCCGTTGCTGTAAATCGTGACAGGAGTGTAGTCATTGCTGGCGACAAGTTTTGTGACGGCGAAGTTTCCGGATCCGTAGCAGCTTGTAACCCAGACGTTTCCGTCCTGGTCGACAGCGGAATAAAAGGGGCTGACATACGTCGAAAAATAGGCAGAGCCGACGGTGAGAACCGTCGGGGAAAAAAGGGAAGGCTGAGAGTAATTCCCGAAAGGGCCGGAGATCCCCTGGGTCAGGTTCGAGTAATTGGATGTCGGATTTGAGAGGATGAGGAGGGCGGCCTGCGTTGTGTTAACAGGCGCGCGGGGTGCCGAAACATCGGACCGGATCGTGGAAAAAAGGGAAGGACATTCTTTCTCCGGAGAGGCGGAATCCACGCAAGTCGCCAGGATATTTGCGATATAGGGCAGGATCGTGTCGCCCGTTCCGGTTTGGGAGGAAGATGCGGAAATGAAAGAGCCGGTCCTGAAATCCGTAAACCGTGAGGCGGTATGCGCGATATTGTCGATGACAAGGGGGTTTTTTAGGGCTATTCCGATCAATGAATGGACGGAGGAGGTAAAGGATGCAGTGGTGACCTCGTTTGCAACAACCGAAGAAAGAAGGGATTTTCCTGTTCCCAGAAGGGAAACCATCTTGACGTACGGGTTGTTCCCGTTTCCGGCGTTTCCGCCTTCGGCAATGAGGTAGACGACGCCGGAAGCGGGAGTCACAAAGGAGATTTCCGCTTCTCCATTTGAATCCGTCGTGCCTGTTGCGAGAATCTGGTCGCAGTCGATGTCGGGTGGGGTTTGCTGTCCGATGGTATCGGTTGAGACGCAAACGGAAACGGAAGACCCGGAGATCGGCGAACCACCTCCCATGACGGAAACAGACAGGCTGGAATGCCCGGTGGAAGAGGGCGATCCGGGCGACCCGCAGGAGGCGAACAGGAGAAATAGGGAAACAAAGGGAGCGTAAAGAAAAGAATTATTTGTTTTCCGGGGGCGCATCGGATTTTTTGTGAAAGGTTTGTCAGTAGAGAGACTTGGCGTCATGTTTTTTGACCTGGGTATAAGGGTTTGAGTGAACAAATCAGGGGAGTCCGGAAAAAGCGTGAAGCAAGGCGGAAAGATATTGGATGCCGGAGGTGTTGCGGGCGGTTCCGAATGTCATGAACGAGGATTCTAAGGGAAACCCAGAACCGTTGATTTCGATAGAAGGACTTCCGGAAGACGGGACTTCCGGACGAAGCGAGAGATAGCCTCCCAGAAACACATTTTTTTCTCCGGGACGAAGAACGACGGGCTGGCTGTTGTAGATCATCAGTCCGATATGGTGACCGACGGGACAGGCGATCGGAACGATGCGAAAGCGGGGATCTTCGGGAAGAACGGAGTTGAATCCGATCACTGTTGTCTTTCGCCCGATTTTCCATGTTTCCGAGGAGAACCAGGGAGCCGAAAGGCTTTTGTAGTGAACTAAACCAGAAGAGACACGATCAAAGCGAAGCCGGATCAAAGTGGAATGCCGGGGCCATGGAGTATTCCCGGAGACCTGCATGACCGGGTGTTTACGGATGGCCACCCCGTCGATGGTTTGCCAGAGAATGGCCGGAACTTCTTTTTGTCCGACACGAGCTGGGGAAAGGTACCGGATAAGATGGTTGCCAACGAGAGAGGTTTGCCCTTTGCGGATCGTGACGTTCTTCCGGCGATCGATGCGGAGGTTTGTTTTCAGGAGAACGGATTCTGTTCCGAGAAAAAGCCCTTTCTGCCCAGGTCGGATACTTTGGGCTACCGGGGAAGCGTCATACAGAATACCGCCGGAAGGAATGATCCATGCTTGCCCAAAACGACGAATGCCATGCAGGACGAGTGTTTCCTGAACGGGAGGCGTTTTTAGATCCGTCTGGACGGATTTCCACCCGGGCACAGGCGGAAAGTGCGATACGGAATCCGGAAGCGTTTTCCATCGGGGGACGGAAGAATCCGGCGAAGCACACTCTCCAACGCCAGACGAAAGAAGAAAAACTGTTAAAAACAGAAGAAAAAAAGGCATAGACAAAAATCCTTTCTGTCTTTATAGACCAATCCTCTTAAAAGATAACAAAAGAAAATAGATGGACCGGGAGGATGTCCGAAATCGGAGTAGAGACGGGATGGCAAACGAACCATCCCGTCTCCGTTTTCAGGGAGCGACGGCGGCGGGATCGACTCCGGGGGGCACGAGGTCGATACGAACGGCCTTGCCTGTGTAAAAGCCGGGAGCACCATGGATTTCAATGATGTAGCGAGGGGTGTGGATCATCGTGGCGTGGAGTCCGATTTTTCCGACGGAGGCAGGATCCACGCCCAGAAGCCGAAGAAAATCTGGTGGAGAAAAGAGACGCCAGGAAATCCCGAAGACCCTACCGGAGGGAGCGGCAAATTCCTCTATTTCGGCGGGACGCATAAGGGGGTTCCGGAGCGGGACGCCTTTGGATTCATAAAGGGTATAGCCGAAGGACGGAATCTTGACGGGTTTCTGGAGT encodes:
- a CDS encoding NHL repeat-containing protein, with product MTPSLSTDKPFTKNPMRPRKTNNSFLYAPFVSLFLLFASCGSPGSPSSTGHSSLSVSVMGGGSPISGSSVSVCVSTDTIGQQTPPDIDCDQILATGTTDSNGEAEISFVTPASGVVYLIAEGGNAGNGNNPYVKMVSLLGTGKSLLSSVVANEVTTASFTSSVHSLIGIALKNPLVIDNIAHTASRFTDFRTGSFISASSSQTGTGDTILPYIANILATCVDSASPEKECPSLFSTIRSDVSAPRAPVNTTQAALLILSNPTSNYSNLTQGISGPFGNYSQPSLFSPTVLTVGSAYFSTYVSPFYSAVDQDGNVWVTSCYGSGNFAVTKLVASNDYTPVTIYSNGSVSSNLLNMPVMPAIDSFGNVWISNSATPAAGISEISPSKNNRITGFPFGSETGNTLGIAVDQDGNVWGQTYSNGPNGYPLIGEISSASGSASTHTYQAGDSNSGPDAIAIDGHGNVWVADCVNNVIVELVKTGTNSFSYNAYTISGVLNPAGLTVDPSNNVWIANSDCGNGSANIMELPGGNPSSPVLFSTTSITGQSNSYPVDLVSDSAGNIWVVDYNLDEILELQNNSGSYSGVVAGHLPSGQIYPHGISLDSNGNIWVTDNGNRGTNLYGGGIVEFVGMASPVKTPVIGPPSFP
- a CDS encoding DUF2844 domain-containing protein, yielding MKKLAFLLFVLTVSASLPPTAFARLGGSVSSVAADALRYGLQKPVKIPSFGYTLYESKGVPLRNPLMRPAEIEEFAAPSGRVFGISWRLFSPPDFLRLLGVDPASVGKIGLHATMIHTPRYIIEIHGAPGFYTGKAVRIDLVPPGVDPAAVAP
- a CDS encoding RNA-guided endonuclease InsQ/TnpB family protein codes for the protein MASAGKIGEARLVRSGAGSFALRLSCFMRVLPETNPTDWLGVDIGIVNLAADSEGHRYSGAKVECVRTEHVKTRSRLQKAASEKAKKGQRPKNIKRKLKTRSGKESRFMKDVNHRISKDLVAGAQGTGRGIALEDLQGIRGRNRLGKQTHTRVNRWAFAQLRSFVVYKALLAGVAVVFVDPRNTSRECSECAYTDKRNRKTQAEFRCLACGFTTHADLNAPCVIRKRAAVSRPIVSRPA